Proteins from one Longimicrobium terrae genomic window:
- a CDS encoding Fur family transcriptional regulator: MATMEHEVTSPYLHLFRRYLRQQGLPVTSQRDMVADVVFGSAAHLSVEEIEAELKKRGERIGKATIYRTMEILVRAGLVEDHDFGDGFKRYEHVFGHQPLHEHLVCTHCRKVVEFKRREISRIQHEVAREHGFIPQRHRLEIYGLCPECQASGVTLSRNGLACLGLGS, encoded by the coding sequence ATGGCCACGATGGAGCACGAAGTCACCTCTCCGTACCTGCACCTCTTCCGGCGCTATCTGCGCCAGCAGGGGCTGCCGGTGACCTCGCAGCGCGACATGGTGGCGGACGTGGTGTTCGGCAGCGCGGCGCACCTGTCGGTGGAGGAGATCGAGGCGGAGCTCAAGAAGCGGGGCGAGCGCATCGGCAAGGCCACCATCTACCGGACGATGGAGATTCTGGTGCGCGCCGGGCTGGTGGAGGACCACGACTTCGGCGACGGCTTCAAGCGGTACGAGCACGTGTTCGGGCACCAGCCGCTGCACGAGCACCTGGTGTGCACCCACTGCCGCAAGGTGGTGGAGTTCAAGCGGCGCGAGATTTCGCGCATTCAGCACGAGGTTGCGCGCGAGCACGGCTTTATTCCGCAGCGGCACCGGCTGGAGATCTACGGGCTGTGCCCGGAGTGCCAGGCCAGCGGGGTCACGCTGAGCCGGAACGGGCTGGCGTGCCTGGGGCTGGGGTCTTGA
- a CDS encoding YodC family protein: MAKFQIGDIVQLKSGGPKMTVKQVFPDGVVSCHWFSGTKLSSGIFSAETLVVAEGPGDNRTGKNKA; the protein is encoded by the coding sequence ATGGCCAAATTTCAAATCGGCGACATCGTCCAGCTAAAATCTGGCGGCCCCAAGATGACTGTAAAGCAGGTCTTCCCGGACGGAGTGGTAAGTTGTCATTGGTTCTCTGGTACAAAACTTAGTAGCGGCATCTTCTCAGCCGAAACGCTAGTCGTGGCGGAGGGTCCAGGCGACAATCGAACGGGGAAAAACAAGGCTTAG
- the speA gene encoding biosynthetic arginine decarboxylase: MALRHTPEAEIATKWTIDDSRELYNIEGWGIGYFDVNQKGHVTVHPTKDPARGLDLFELATDLEAQGVRLPLLLRFSDILRTRIENLGERFATAIRDFGYEGGYTTVYPIKVNQQRHVVEEIVAFGERHGVGLEVGSKPELQAVLALTERTDHLIVCNGYKDEEFMRLALMGQKLGHRVIIVIEKLSEVDVLLKVADEMGVEPTAGVRIKLSATGAGRWSETAGEKSKFGLNPSQLMRVYDKLREAGKLHILKLVHFHLGSQIPDIRNIKLAMTEVSRYYVEIRQLGVEVEFVDVGGGLGVDYDGSRSPSAASVNYSMQEYANDIVYSIAEACRENEVPMPHIISESGRALTAHHALLLINVIDLETQASEPPDAVTEDDHTLVQELAGVLRELDGRSLREVYHDATFIKGQLQIHFNSGTLTLRERAVAERYWLAIMNRVAQLASRDPEEHDDILPELEGLLIDRYFCNFSLFQSLPDSWAIDQLFPIMPVHRLDEEPTRRGTLQDVTCDSDGKIDQFVGWKKSKPSLELHSFDHDEKYVLGIFLTGAYQEILGDLHNLFGDTNAVHIRLSEGGYEIGDLVHGDTITEVLNYVQFNTQDLISTFRRKISNARDLTRAEANAFIADYIAGLAGYTYLEDEA, translated from the coding sequence ATGGCCCTGCGCCACACCCCGGAGGCCGAGATCGCTACGAAGTGGACCATCGACGATTCCCGCGAGCTGTACAACATCGAGGGCTGGGGGATCGGCTACTTCGACGTGAACCAGAAGGGGCACGTCACCGTGCACCCCACCAAGGATCCCGCCCGCGGGCTGGACCTTTTTGAGCTGGCCACCGACCTGGAAGCCCAGGGCGTACGGCTGCCGCTGCTGCTTCGCTTCAGCGACATCCTGCGCACGCGGATCGAAAACCTGGGCGAGCGCTTCGCCACGGCCATCCGCGACTTCGGGTACGAGGGCGGCTACACCACCGTCTACCCCATCAAGGTCAACCAGCAGCGCCACGTGGTGGAAGAGATCGTGGCGTTCGGCGAGCGGCACGGCGTGGGGCTGGAAGTCGGCAGCAAGCCGGAGCTTCAGGCCGTCCTGGCGCTCACCGAGCGCACGGACCACCTCATCGTCTGCAACGGCTACAAGGACGAGGAGTTCATGCGGCTGGCCCTGATGGGGCAGAAGCTGGGGCACCGCGTCATCATCGTCATCGAAAAGCTCAGCGAGGTCGACGTCCTGCTCAAGGTCGCCGACGAAATGGGCGTGGAACCCACCGCCGGCGTGCGCATCAAGCTGTCGGCCACGGGCGCGGGGCGATGGAGCGAAACGGCGGGCGAAAAGAGCAAGTTCGGGCTCAACCCGTCGCAGCTCATGCGCGTGTACGACAAGCTGCGCGAGGCGGGCAAGCTGCACATCCTCAAGCTGGTGCACTTTCACCTGGGCTCGCAGATCCCCGACATCCGCAACATCAAGCTTGCGATGACGGAGGTTTCCCGGTACTACGTGGAGATCCGGCAGCTGGGGGTGGAGGTGGAGTTCGTGGACGTGGGCGGCGGGCTGGGCGTGGATTACGACGGTTCGCGCTCGCCCAGCGCGGCCAGCGTCAACTACAGCATGCAGGAGTACGCGAACGACATCGTGTACTCCATCGCCGAGGCGTGCCGTGAGAATGAGGTGCCCATGCCGCACATCATCTCCGAGTCCGGGCGCGCGCTTACGGCGCACCACGCGCTGCTGCTCATCAACGTCATCGACCTGGAAACGCAGGCCTCCGAGCCGCCCGACGCGGTGACCGAGGACGACCACACGCTGGTGCAGGAGTTGGCCGGCGTGCTGCGCGAGCTGGACGGGCGCAGCCTGCGCGAGGTGTACCACGACGCCACCTTCATCAAGGGGCAGCTGCAGATCCACTTCAACTCGGGCACGCTTACGCTGCGCGAGCGGGCGGTGGCGGAGCGGTACTGGCTGGCGATCATGAACCGCGTGGCGCAGCTGGCCTCGCGCGATCCCGAGGAGCACGACGACATCCTTCCCGAGCTGGAAGGGCTGTTGATCGATCGCTATTTCTGCAACTTCTCGCTCTTTCAGTCGCTGCCGGACTCGTGGGCCATCGACCAGCTGTTCCCCATCATGCCTGTTCACCGGCTGGATGAGGAGCCTACGCGCCGCGGCACGCTGCAGGACGTCACCTGCGACAGCGACGGCAAGATCGACCAGTTCGTGGGATGGAAGAAGAGCAAGCCCAGCCTGGAGCTGCACTCCTTTGACCACGACGAGAAGTACGTGCTGGGGATCTTCCTGACCGGCGCGTACCAGGAGATTCTGGGCGACCTGCACAACCTGTTCGGCGACACCAATGCCGTGCACATCCGCCTTTCCGAGGGCGGATACGAGATCGGCGACCTCGTTCATGGCGACACCATCACCGAGGTGCTGAACTACGTGCAGTTCAACACGCAGGACCTGATCAGCACTTTCCGCCGCAAGATCAGCAACGCCCGCGACCTGACGCGCGCGGAGGCCAACGCCTTCATCGCCGACTACATCGCCGGGCTGGCGGGGTACACGTACCTGGAAGACGAAGCCTGA
- a CDS encoding LytR/AlgR family response regulator transcription factor: protein MKVRTLVVDDEAIARRGVVRLLSGDEEIEVVAGCADGAEAVDRIRALRPELVLLDVQMPRMDGFACLAALAPEERPVVVFMTAYDSYALRAFEAQALDYLLKPFSDERFFAAVGRAKETVRARRLHSASGRLLDALLQASPPRPAPPPAPAIRAGGDAADDVPSDADRADAPVPAGGWAVRVMVPRGGRWTFVGVGDIDWIGAAGSYAEVHARGEVHLLREPLARLADRLDPRRFVRVHRSAVVNLDRVREIQPWFNGQLALVMEDGGQVIVSRRRRAALEAALGQQF from the coding sequence ATGAAGGTGCGCACGCTGGTGGTGGACGACGAAGCCATCGCGCGGCGCGGTGTGGTGCGGCTGCTGTCCGGCGATGAGGAGATCGAGGTCGTGGCCGGGTGCGCGGACGGGGCGGAGGCCGTGGACCGCATCCGGGCGCTGCGGCCGGAGCTGGTGCTGCTGGACGTACAGATGCCGCGGATGGACGGCTTTGCGTGCCTGGCCGCGCTCGCGCCGGAGGAGCGCCCCGTCGTGGTCTTCATGACCGCGTACGACAGCTACGCCCTGCGCGCGTTTGAAGCGCAGGCGCTGGACTACCTGCTGAAGCCGTTCAGCGACGAGCGCTTCTTCGCCGCCGTGGGGCGCGCCAAGGAGACGGTGCGCGCCCGCCGCCTGCACTCCGCGTCCGGGCGCCTGCTGGACGCCCTTCTCCAGGCCAGTCCCCCTCGGCCGGCGCCCCCGCCCGCGCCCGCCATCCGCGCGGGGGGAGACGCGGCGGATGACGTTCCCTCCGACGCGGACCGGGCGGACGCGCCCGTCCCCGCCGGCGGCTGGGCAGTGCGGGTGATGGTTCCGCGGGGCGGGCGCTGGACCTTTGTGGGGGTGGGCGACATCGACTGGATCGGCGCGGCGGGATCGTACGCGGAGGTGCACGCGCGCGGCGAGGTGCACCTGCTGCGCGAGCCGCTGGCCAGGCTCGCGGACCGGCTGGACCCGCGCCGGTTCGTGCGCGTGCACCGGTCCGCCGTCGTGAACCTGGACCGCGTGCGCGAGATCCAGCCCTGGTTCAACGGCCAGCTCGCCCTGGTGATGGAGGATGGCGGGCAGGTGATCGTGAGCCGGCGGCGGCGGGCGGCGCTGGAGGCCGCACTCGGACAGCAGTTCTGA
- a CDS encoding histidine kinase — protein sequence MSARLSPRALAAVTGAWLLYGLLVGSQAVLGYALTGERGPSWSRMMLVQLVPYLAWAVLTPVIVWLAVRFPLVRGQLLRHLPAHLAVALVLVLIASLTLALGGRWIDPGMARPLTPAYLLAIASNRLPSTLILYGVVLALAQLAAYQRALRERELRAARLEAQLAGARLQALTAQLQPHFLFNSLNTVAMLVRETGSRDALAVVLNLSEMLRSTLRGENEHTGTLDDELELVERYLEIERIRFDGRLRTALHVHPDARRARVPRLLLQPLVENAVRHGAGATGAGEITIRAEVRGDRLLVRVEDDGPGFSAPAPHAGSGVGLANTRARLAELYGAAASLRVADGNPGAVVTVELPLAYGEETGAS from the coding sequence GTGTCCGCGCGGCTGAGCCCGCGCGCCCTTGCCGCCGTCACCGGGGCGTGGCTGCTGTACGGGCTGCTGGTGGGGAGCCAGGCCGTTCTGGGCTACGCGCTGACGGGCGAACGCGGCCCGTCGTGGTCGCGGATGATGCTGGTTCAGCTCGTTCCCTACCTGGCGTGGGCGGTGCTCACGCCGGTGATCGTCTGGCTGGCCGTGCGCTTTCCCCTCGTCCGTGGCCAACTGCTGCGCCACCTTCCCGCCCACCTTGCCGTCGCGCTGGTCCTCGTCCTGATCGCCTCGCTCACTTTGGCGCTGGGCGGCCGCTGGATCGATCCGGGCATGGCGCGTCCCCTCACGCCCGCGTATCTGCTGGCCATCGCCAGCAACCGCCTTCCTTCCACGCTCATCCTGTACGGCGTCGTCCTCGCCCTGGCGCAGCTGGCCGCGTACCAGCGCGCGCTGCGGGAGCGGGAACTGCGCGCCGCCCGGCTGGAGGCGCAGCTGGCCGGAGCGCGTCTGCAGGCGCTCACCGCCCAGCTTCAGCCGCACTTTCTGTTCAACTCCCTGAACACCGTCGCCATGCTTGTGCGCGAAACGGGAAGCCGCGACGCGCTGGCCGTCGTGCTGAACCTGAGCGAGATGCTGCGCAGCACGCTGCGCGGCGAGAACGAGCACACGGGCACGCTGGACGACGAACTGGAACTGGTGGAGCGGTACCTGGAAATCGAGCGGATCCGCTTTGACGGGCGGCTGCGCACCGCCCTCCACGTCCATCCGGACGCACGCCGGGCGCGGGTGCCCCGGCTTCTGCTCCAGCCCCTGGTGGAGAACGCGGTTCGCCACGGCGCGGGCGCGACCGGCGCGGGCGAGATCACCATCCGCGCGGAGGTGCGCGGCGACCGGCTTCTCGTAAGGGTGGAGGATGACGGGCCGGGATTTTCCGCGCCCGCGCCCCACGCGGGAAGCGGGGTGGGGCTGGCCAACACCCGCGCGCGTCTGGCGGAACTGTATGGCGCCGCCGCCTCGTTGCGGGTGGCGGACGGGAATCCCGGCGCGGTGGTGACGGTGGAGCTTCCGCTGGCATACGGGGAGGAGACGGGGGCGTCATGA
- a CDS encoding DHH family phosphoesterase, which translates to MTDLLAVPESRAFPLRRLLQPLLAARHVTLHTHVQADGDGTGSQAAVAAWLEGRGIRVSVVNPTPFPDSLRFVLHRQDLVADLGTPEADAALDDADLHLVLDTSEPGRIGGLAQRLDPARTLVVDHHPAGREVVGEVAVQDPSAAATGEMVYDLITLAGDPVPRASALGAYVALVSDTGSFRYGNTTPRVLAVAAELMTLGIDPEVVYRRLFATAPRRRLELLREALATLDSDEDGRIGWMVVPHEVAARLGATGEDFDGLSEHVRSVEGTEVALLFRETKPGETKISLRSNGAADVNAIAREFGGGGHVKAAGALVHEPAETLVPRVVEAVARALRG; encoded by the coding sequence ATGACCGACCTGCTGGCCGTTCCCGAATCCCGCGCCTTTCCGCTGCGCCGCCTGCTGCAGCCGCTGCTGGCGGCCCGGCACGTGACGCTGCACACCCACGTGCAGGCCGACGGCGACGGCACCGGCTCGCAGGCCGCCGTGGCCGCGTGGCTGGAGGGGCGGGGCATCCGCGTGAGCGTGGTGAACCCCACGCCCTTTCCCGACTCGCTCCGCTTTGTGCTGCACCGGCAGGACCTGGTGGCTGACCTGGGCACCCCCGAGGCCGACGCCGCGCTGGATGACGCCGACCTGCACCTGGTGCTGGACACCAGCGAGCCCGGGCGCATCGGCGGGCTGGCGCAGCGGCTGGACCCGGCCCGCACGCTGGTGGTGGACCATCACCCCGCCGGTCGCGAGGTGGTGGGCGAGGTGGCGGTGCAGGACCCGTCCGCCGCGGCCACGGGGGAGATGGTGTACGACCTCATCACCCTGGCCGGCGACCCGGTTCCGCGCGCGTCGGCGCTGGGGGCGTACGTGGCGCTGGTGTCGGATACGGGATCGTTCCGCTACGGCAACACTACGCCGCGGGTGCTGGCGGTGGCGGCGGAGCTGATGACGCTGGGCATCGACCCCGAAGTCGTGTACCGCCGCCTGTTCGCCACGGCCCCGCGCCGCCGGCTGGAGCTTCTGCGCGAAGCGCTGGCCACGCTGGACAGCGACGAGGACGGGCGCATCGGGTGGATGGTGGTGCCGCACGAGGTGGCGGCGCGGCTGGGCGCCACGGGCGAGGACTTCGACGGGCTGAGCGAGCACGTGCGCTCGGTGGAGGGGACGGAGGTCGCCCTGCTGTTCCGCGAAACCAAGCCGGGGGAAACCAAGATCAGCCTGCGCAGCAACGGCGCGGCAGACGTCAACGCCATCGCGCGCGAGTTCGGCGGCGGCGGGCACGTGAAGGCGGCGGGCGCGCTGGTGCACGAGCCGGCGGAAACGCTGGTGCCGCGCGTGGTGGAGGCCGTCGCCCGGGCCCTGCGCGGGTGA
- a CDS encoding amino acid permease, with translation MSLFARKNIDDLQADAFSEGEHSLKRELGVGNLISLGIGAIIGTGIFVLTGTAAAQHAGPAIMLAFVLAGIACVFAGLCYAEFAAMIPIAGSAYTYGYATLGEIVAWIIGWDLILEYLFGAATVAAGWSGYVNSILRDIGIDLGPAWTNAPGHLVQTPGTNSWVRHTDELAQSLAAQGIDINTLPQANGMFNIVAALGIFAVTVLLVLGIKESARFNNVAVAIKLAVVGAFILAGGYYVLTHWSQSIDHWTPFIPANTGPRQFGWDGIVAAGGVIFFAYIGFDAVSTTAQEAKNPQRDMPIGILGSLLICTLLYIIVSGIMTAIVDYPALNVAEPIAVAIEATGYSALAKLIKVGAIAGLTSVMLVMLMSQPRIFFAMSRDGLLPPIFSRLHPRFRTPHISSAMTGLACAALAGLYDVSTLGHLVSIGTLLAFVIVCGGVWYLRVKEPNRPRPFKTPLVPLVPILGMVTCIFLMSRLPREAWERLVIWLAIGMVIYFLYGRRHSVVQRLHRQAHDVEPPRPTYTSGDSR, from the coding sequence ATGAGTCTTTTCGCCCGCAAGAACATCGACGACCTGCAGGCGGACGCCTTTTCCGAAGGCGAGCACAGCCTCAAACGCGAACTCGGCGTCGGCAACCTGATCTCGCTGGGGATCGGCGCCATCATCGGCACGGGCATCTTCGTGCTGACGGGCACCGCGGCCGCGCAGCACGCCGGCCCCGCCATCATGCTCGCCTTCGTGCTGGCCGGCATTGCCTGCGTGTTCGCCGGGCTGTGCTATGCGGAGTTCGCGGCCATGATCCCCATTGCCGGCTCGGCGTACACCTACGGGTACGCCACGCTGGGCGAAATCGTGGCGTGGATCATCGGGTGGGACCTGATCCTGGAGTACCTGTTCGGCGCGGCGACGGTGGCCGCGGGCTGGTCGGGGTACGTGAACTCCATCCTGCGCGACATCGGCATCGACCTGGGGCCCGCGTGGACCAACGCGCCGGGGCACCTGGTGCAGACTCCGGGAACCAACTCCTGGGTGCGGCACACGGATGAGCTGGCGCAGTCGCTGGCGGCGCAGGGCATCGACATCAACACCCTGCCGCAGGCCAACGGCATGTTCAACATCGTGGCCGCGCTGGGCATCTTTGCGGTAACGGTGCTGCTGGTGCTGGGCATCAAGGAATCGGCGCGCTTCAACAACGTCGCGGTGGCCATCAAGCTGGCCGTGGTGGGCGCGTTCATCCTGGCGGGCGGCTACTACGTGCTCACCCACTGGAGCCAGTCCATCGACCACTGGACGCCGTTCATTCCCGCCAACACGGGACCGCGGCAGTTCGGCTGGGACGGAATCGTGGCGGCCGGCGGCGTGATCTTCTTCGCCTACATCGGCTTCGACGCGGTGTCGACGACGGCGCAGGAGGCCAAGAACCCGCAGCGCGACATGCCCATCGGCATTCTGGGCTCGCTGCTCATCTGCACCCTGCTGTACATCATCGTGTCGGGCATCATGACGGCCATCGTCGACTACCCGGCGCTGAACGTCGCGGAGCCGATCGCGGTGGCCATCGAGGCCACGGGGTACAGCGCGCTGGCCAAGCTGATCAAGGTGGGCGCCATCGCGGGCCTTACGTCGGTGATGCTGGTGATGCTCATGAGCCAGCCGCGCATCTTCTTCGCCATGTCGCGCGACGGCCTGCTGCCTCCGATCTTCAGCCGCCTGCACCCGCGCTTCCGCACGCCGCACATCAGCAGCGCCATGACGGGCCTTGCGTGCGCCGCGCTGGCCGGGCTGTACGACGTGTCGACGCTGGGCCACCTGGTGTCCATCGGCACGCTGCTGGCGTTCGTGATCGTGTGCGGCGGCGTGTGGTACCTGCGGGTCAAGGAGCCCAACCGTCCGCGTCCGTTCAAGACGCCGCTGGTGCCGCTGGTGCCCATCCTGGGCATGGTCACCTGCATCTTCCTGATGTCCCGCCTGCCGCGCGAGGCGTGGGAGCGGCTGGTGATCTGGCTGGCGATCGGCATGGTGATCTACTTCCTGTACGGCCGCCGCCACAGCGTGGTGCAGCGCCTGCACCGCCAGGCGCACGACGTGGAGCCCCCCCGCCCCACGTACACCAGCGGCGACTCGCGCTGA
- a CDS encoding PAS domain-containing protein — MQSARAEVILMVETLTAEELDSLPVGVIQLDRDGTVLQYNETESALARTSRADVIGRDFFNEVAPCTAVRDFQGRFQDGVARRELDVTFDYQFRFRDDRTKDVSVSMSYRPESDTVWVVVERP, encoded by the coding sequence ATGCAGTCTGCGCGCGCCGAAGTCATCCTCATGGTCGAAACGCTCACCGCGGAAGAGCTGGATTCCCTTCCCGTGGGCGTGATTCAGCTGGACCGCGACGGAACCGTCCTGCAGTACAACGAAACCGAGTCGGCGCTGGCCCGCACCAGCCGCGCCGACGTGATCGGCCGCGACTTCTTCAACGAAGTCGCCCCCTGCACCGCCGTCCGCGACTTTCAGGGGCGCTTTCAGGACGGCGTGGCACGGCGCGAACTGGATGTGACGTTCGACTACCAGTTCCGCTTTCGCGACGACCGCACCAAGGACGTTTCCGTCAGCATGTCGTACCGCCCCGAAAGCGACACCGTCTGGGTCGTCGTCGAGCGGCCGTGA
- the ppdK gene encoding pyruvate, phosphate dikinase, producing the protein MADRYVYFFGAGETEGSRDMKDLLGGKGAGLAEMARIGVPVPPGFTITTEVCRLYLHGGRYPDGLREQVDAALARLERATDKRFGGGEAPLLVSVRSGAAFSMPGMMDTILNLGLNDRTAEALAAASGDARFAFDSYRRFVQMYADVVMGVHADQFERLLEDAKHRRGVTLDTELSADDLRALVAEFKALVRTRSGKDFPEDPQDQLWGAIAAVFGSWDTPRAKAYRRINNISDSLGTAVSVCSMVFGNMGDDSGTGVAFTRDPSTGEPRLYGEFLVNAQGEDVVAGIRDPLHIDGMEQALPASFHELVAAARLLEDHYRDAQDLEFTVEKGRLYLLQTRNAKRTGRAAVRMAVEMVDEGRITPEEAVLRVAPEQLDQLLHPMIDPSAPVRVLSTALPASPGAASGRVVFNPDEAAERGPHEPVILVRRETSPEDFHGMVVSQGILTCRGGMTSHAAVVARGMGKCCVAGAGDIVMDEARRTFSAAGETVREGDWITLDGSTGRVILGKVPTVEPEPTPDFERLMAWADGFRRLRVRTNADTPHDSVVARRFGAEGIGLCRTEHMFFEGDRIDAVREMILADSGAQRAIALAKLLPMQRADFEGIFRAMDGLPVTIRLLDPPLHEFLPHGPAEIRDLARKLGQDPIRLREQVERHHEANPMLGHRGCRLGISFPDITWMQAQAIFEAAVNVQAEGITVFPEIMIPLVATAEELARQRKVVDDVAHEVFFQCDAKVDYLVGTMIELPRAALTADRIAEHAQFFSFGTNDLTQTTFGLSRDDAGRFLPEYVGSGILPDDPFQTLDIDGVGRLVETASRLGRGVVADLKLGVCGEHGGDPRSVTFFHQVGLDYVSCSPYRVPVARLAAAHAALADRKRTTGPATPLEAEALAAD; encoded by the coding sequence ATGGCCGACCGGTACGTCTATTTCTTTGGCGCGGGAGAAACGGAAGGCAGCAGGGACATGAAGGATCTGCTCGGCGGCAAGGGCGCCGGGCTGGCCGAGATGGCGCGCATCGGCGTTCCGGTGCCCCCCGGCTTCACCATCACCACCGAGGTGTGCCGGCTGTACCTGCACGGCGGGCGCTACCCCGACGGGCTGCGCGAGCAGGTGGACGCGGCGCTGGCGCGGCTGGAGCGCGCCACGGACAAGCGGTTTGGCGGGGGCGAGGCGCCGCTCCTCGTCTCCGTCCGCTCCGGCGCCGCCTTCAGCATGCCGGGGATGATGGACACCATCCTCAACCTGGGGCTCAACGACCGCACCGCCGAGGCGCTCGCCGCCGCCAGCGGGGACGCGCGCTTCGCCTTTGACAGCTACCGCCGCTTCGTGCAGATGTACGCCGACGTGGTGATGGGCGTGCACGCGGACCAGTTCGAGCGGCTGCTGGAGGATGCCAAGCACCGCCGCGGCGTCACGCTGGACACGGAGCTGTCGGCCGACGACCTGCGCGCCCTGGTCGCCGAGTTCAAGGCGCTGGTCCGCACGCGCTCCGGCAAGGACTTTCCGGAAGACCCGCAGGACCAGCTGTGGGGCGCCATCGCCGCCGTCTTCGGCTCGTGGGACACGCCGCGCGCCAAGGCGTACCGCCGCATCAACAACATCAGCGACAGCCTGGGCACGGCGGTCAGCGTCTGCTCCATGGTGTTCGGCAACATGGGCGACGACTCGGGGACGGGCGTGGCCTTCACCCGCGACCCGTCCACCGGCGAGCCGCGGCTGTACGGCGAGTTCCTGGTGAACGCGCAGGGCGAGGACGTGGTGGCCGGCATCCGCGACCCGCTGCACATCGACGGGATGGAGCAGGCGCTTCCCGCGTCGTTCCACGAACTCGTCGCGGCCGCGCGGCTGCTGGAAGACCACTACCGCGACGCGCAGGACCTGGAGTTCACGGTGGAGAAGGGGCGGCTGTACCTGCTGCAGACGCGCAACGCCAAGCGCACCGGACGCGCCGCCGTCCGCATGGCGGTGGAGATGGTGGACGAGGGGCGCATCACGCCGGAAGAGGCCGTCCTGCGCGTGGCGCCGGAGCAGCTGGACCAGCTTCTTCACCCCATGATCGATCCGTCCGCCCCCGTGCGGGTGCTGTCGACGGCGCTCCCCGCCTCCCCCGGCGCGGCGTCGGGGCGCGTCGTCTTCAACCCCGATGAGGCGGCGGAGCGCGGCCCGCACGAGCCCGTGATCCTGGTGCGCCGCGAAACGTCGCCCGAGGACTTTCACGGGATGGTCGTAAGCCAGGGCATCCTCACCTGCCGCGGGGGGATGACCTCGCACGCGGCCGTGGTGGCGCGCGGGATGGGCAAGTGCTGCGTGGCCGGCGCGGGCGACATCGTGATGGATGAGGCGCGGCGGACCTTTTCCGCCGCGGGCGAGACGGTGCGCGAGGGCGACTGGATTACGCTGGACGGGAGCACGGGGCGCGTCATCCTGGGCAAGGTGCCCACGGTGGAGCCGGAGCCCACGCCGGACTTTGAGCGGCTGATGGCGTGGGCGGACGGGTTCCGCCGCCTGCGCGTGCGCACCAACGCCGACACCCCGCACGACAGCGTGGTGGCCCGCCGCTTTGGCGCGGAGGGGATCGGGCTGTGCCGCACGGAGCACATGTTCTTTGAGGGCGACCGCATCGACGCGGTGCGCGAGATGATCCTGGCGGACTCCGGCGCGCAGCGCGCCATCGCTCTCGCCAAGCTGCTCCCCATGCAGCGCGCGGACTTCGAGGGAATCTTCCGGGCGATGGACGGGCTTCCCGTCACCATCCGCCTGCTGGACCCGCCGCTGCACGAGTTTCTGCCGCACGGCCCGGCGGAAATCCGCGACCTGGCCCGCAAGCTGGGGCAGGATCCCATCCGCCTGCGCGAGCAGGTGGAGCGGCACCACGAAGCCAACCCCATGCTGGGCCACCGCGGCTGCCGGCTGGGCATCAGCTTTCCCGACATCACGTGGATGCAGGCACAGGCCATCTTCGAGGCCGCCGTGAACGTGCAGGCGGAGGGGATCACCGTCTTTCCGGAGATCATGATCCCTCTCGTAGCCACGGCGGAGGAGCTGGCGCGGCAGCGCAAGGTGGTGGACGACGTGGCGCACGAGGTGTTCTTTCAGTGCGACGCCAAGGTCGACTACCTGGTGGGGACCATGATCGAGCTTCCCCGCGCGGCGCTGACGGCGGACCGCATCGCCGAGCACGCGCAGTTCTTCAGCTTCGGCACCAACGACCTCACGCAGACCACCTTCGGCCTGTCGCGCGACGACGCGGGGCGCTTTCTGCCGGAGTACGTGGGCAGCGGCATTCTGCCGGACGATCCGTTCCAGACGCTGGACATCGATGGCGTGGGACGGCTGGTGGAGACGGCGTCGCGGCTGGGGCGCGGCGTGGTGGCGGACCTCAAGCTGGGGGTCTGCGGCGAGCACGGCGGCGACCCGCGCTCGGTGACGTTCTTTCACCAGGTGGGGCTGGATTACGTGTCCTGCTCGCCCTACCGCGTGCCCGTGGCGCGGCTGGCGGCGGCGCACGCGGCGCTCGCGGACCGCAAGCGCACCACCGGGCCCGCGACGCCGCTGGAGGCCGAAGCGCTCGCCGCGGACTAA
- a CDS encoding MarR family winged helix-turn-helix transcriptional regulator: protein MVNRLQDDLKQTRPFSSLEQEAHLSVQRTEAVLGHALAEMLKPFDITPTQYNVLRILRGAGEGGLCRNDVRDRMVAKVPDVTRLLDRMEAAGLVQRERGGSDRRFVTTRITEAGLTLVNSLDEPVAAMHRRALGHLDEVELRTLIDLLARAREDA, encoded by the coding sequence ATGGTAAATCGACTGCAGGATGACCTGAAGCAGACGCGTCCCTTCTCCAGCCTGGAGCAGGAGGCGCACCTCAGCGTTCAGCGGACGGAAGCGGTGCTGGGCCACGCCTTGGCCGAGATGCTCAAGCCGTTCGACATCACTCCCACGCAGTACAACGTCCTCCGCATTCTGCGCGGCGCCGGAGAGGGCGGGCTGTGCCGCAACGACGTGCGCGACCGCATGGTGGCCAAGGTCCCCGACGTCACGCGCCTGCTGGACCGCATGGAGGCCGCGGGGCTGGTGCAGCGCGAGCGGGGCGGCAGCGACCGCCGCTTCGTCACCACCCGCATCACCGAGGCGGGGCTGACGCTGGTAAACTCGCTGGATGAACCGGTCGCCGCCATGCACCGGCGCGCGCTGGGCCATCTGGATGAGGTGGAGTTGCGCACCCTGATCGACCTGCTGGCCCGCGCCCGCGAGGACGCGTGA